One segment of Cydia splendana chromosome 22, ilCydSple1.2, whole genome shotgun sequence DNA contains the following:
- the LOC134801420 gene encoding MAM and LDL-receptor class A domain-containing protein 1-like isoform X2, with protein MTKFFYLFLFCLVPMEAQYSFSRMKPSRTCARPEIAHGTARLKQRGRMARYECLSGYQLVGDKYATCLGGRWDMPKPVCVRGGCIMPKIDHAIILPTHRNAWLNIFCLPGYTGSATLFCDGQKWNGTAPVCVSDPAPVELSCDFETPTLCGWTQDSRHDFDWTRINKKTPSSFLFTGPAFDHTFGEGRQGYYMYIESSSRSENDTARLISPVYAGGLEKNGCFSFFYHMYGRSIGGLRVYQIPESQKDQVLDDSDTREQYLLFEKWGNQGDEWFRNVSYLKDVSDNFQIVIEGIRGSSFTSDIAIDDVAILSGPQCEEAFASAVTPAEDIPDSCAGRCSEQTTSPHRGCGCSTACISDSDCCADFLEVCVFNSDIANRYDDDTTTMKTPSDAPRTEKLIFTTLPTTTTSTTTTPRPTTTTPKPTTPKPKPTLTTTTTKRPRPIPTTIQYGTHIPVIPVNVTTVKVATKVVVTTTARGITAEVRRDVDRAKHASEAKKIVQDKSKGSSAAAGVITLLVFCVLVVGAALAARSARGRAAIARLRGRAASDPEVRYLTSDHD; from the exons ATGACAAAGTTTTTTTAtctgtttttgttttgtttggtgCCAATGGAAGCGC AGTACAGTTTCTCCCGCATGAAGCCCTCCAGAACGTGCGCACGGCCAGAGATCGCGCACGGCACCGCGCGGCTGAAGCAGCGCGGGCGCATGGCGCGGTACGAGTGCCTGTCTGGATACCAGCTGGTCGGAGACAAGTACGCTACCTGCCTGGGCGGCAGGTGGGACATGCCTAAACCGGTCTGCGTCC GTGGCGGCTGTATAATGCCTAAAATAGACCACGCGATCATTCTGCCCACACACAGGAACGCTTGGCTGAACATATTCTGTCTCCCTGGCTACACAGGCTCCGCTACGCTCTTCTGCGATGGTCAGAAGTGGAATGGGACTGCTCCTGTCTGCGTGTCAG ACCCTGCACCCGTCGAGCTATCTTGCGACTTCGAGACTCCTACTCTGTGTGGATGGACCCAGGACTCCCGCCACGATTTCGATTGGACGAGAATTAACAAGAAGACTCCTAGTTCCTTTCTATTTACGGGACCGGCGTTCGATCATACCTTCGGGGAAGGGAGGCAAG GTTACTACATGTACATCGAAAGCTCCTCCAGGTCGGAGAACGACACGGCGCGTCTCATCTCGCCGGTGTACGCCGGGGGTTTGGAGAAAAATGGCTGCTTCTCCTTCTTCTACCACATGTATGGCAG ATCCATTGGCGGTCTCCGAGTGTACCAAATACCTGAGAGTCAGAAGGACCAGGTCCTGGACGACAGCGACACCAGAGAACAGTACCTCCTGTTCGAGAAGTGGGGGAACCAGGGAGACGAATGGTTCAGAAACGTGTCGTACCTTAAAGACGTTTCTGATAATTTTCAG ATAGTAATCGAGGGTATCCGAGGCAGCAGCTTCACCAGTGACATCGCCATCGACGATGTAGCCATTTTGTCGGGACCCCAGTGTGAAGAGGCTTTCGCCAGCGCCGTCACTCCGGCTGAAGATATAC CGGATTCTTGCGCGGGGCGATGCTCGGAGCAGACAACATCACCGCACCGTGGCTGCGGGTGCAGCACGGCCTGCATCAGCGACAGCGACTGCTGTGCTGACTTTCTTGAAGTCTGTGTCTTCAACTCGGACATTG CCAATAGGTACGACGACGATACAACCACAATGAAAACTCCATCCGACGCCCCAAGAACAGAAAAACTTATATTCACTACTCTACCTACCACTACTACCTCAACAACCACTACCCCTAGACCTACTACCACTACCCCTAAACCCACTACTCCTAAACCTAAACCTACGCTTACTACAACGACTACGAAACGCCCTAGACCAATTCCGACTACTATACAATACGGAACGCATATACCTGTAATACCCGTAAATGTGACTACGGTTAAAGTGGCTACTAAGGTAGTGGTTACGACTACTGCAAGAGGAATAACTGCTGAGGTTCGACGAGACGTGGATAGAGCGAAACATGCCAGTGAAGCTAAGAAAATAGTGCAAGACAAATCAAAAG GATCCAGCGCAGCAGCGGGCGTAATAACGCTGCTAGTATTCTGCGTGCTAGTGGTAGGAGCCGCGCTGGCGGCTCGGAGCGCGCGCGGCCGAGCGGCCATTGCGCGCCTCCGCGGGCGCGCGGCCAGCGACCCGGAGGTGCGGTACCTCACCAGTGATCATGATTAA
- the LOC134801420 gene encoding MAM and LDL-receptor class A domain-containing protein 1-like isoform X1 encodes MTKFFYLFLFCLVPMEAQYSFSRMKPSRTCARPEIAHGTARLKQRGRMARYECLSGYQLVGDKYATCLGGRWDMPKPVCVRGGCIMPKIDHAIILPTHRNAWLNIFCLPGYTGSATLFCDGQKWNGTAPVCVSDPAPVELSCDFETPTLCGWTQDSRHDFDWTRINKKTPSSFLFTGPAFDHTFGEGRQGYYMYIESSSRSENDTARLISPVYAGGLEKNGCFSFFYHMYGRSIGGLRVYQIPESQKDQVLDDSDTREQYLLFEKWGNQGDEWFRNVSYLKDVSDNFQIVIEGIRGSSFTSDIAIDDVAILSGPQCEEAFASAVTPAEDIPDSCAGRCSEQTTSPHRGCGCSTACISDSDCCADFLEVCVFNSDIANRYDDDTTTMKTPSDAPRTEKLIFTTLPTTTTSTTTTPRPTTTTPKPTTPKPKPTLTTTTTKRPRPIPTTIQYGTHIPVIPVNVTTVKVATKVVVTTTARGITAEVRRDVDRAKHASEAKKIVQDKSKGSSAAAGVITLLVFCVLVVGAALAARSARGRAAIARLRGRAASDPEVRYLTSDHD; translated from the exons ATGACAAAGTTTTTTTAtctgtttttgttttgtttggtgCCAATGGAAGCGC AGTACAGTTTCTCCCGCATGAAGCCCTCCAGAACGTGCGCACGGCCAGAGATCGCGCACGGCACCGCGCGGCTGAAGCAGCGCGGGCGCATGGCGCGGTACGAGTGCCTGTCTGGATACCAGCTGGTCGGAGACAAGTACGCTACCTGCCTGGGCGGCAG GTGGGATATGCCTAAACCTGTCTGCGTCC GTGGCGGCTGTATAATGCCTAAAATAGACCACGCGATCATTCTGCCCACACACAGGAACGCTTGGCTGAACATATTCTGTCTCCCTGGCTACACAGGCTCCGCTACGCTCTTCTGCGATGGTCAGAAGTGGAATGGGACTGCTCCTGTCTGCGTGTCAG ACCCTGCACCCGTCGAGCTATCTTGCGACTTCGAGACTCCTACTCTGTGTGGATGGACCCAGGACTCCCGCCACGATTTCGATTGGACGAGAATTAACAAGAAGACTCCTAGTTCCTTTCTATTTACGGGACCGGCGTTCGATCATACCTTCGGGGAAGGGAGGCAAG GTTACTACATGTACATCGAAAGCTCCTCCAGGTCGGAGAACGACACGGCGCGTCTCATCTCGCCGGTGTACGCCGGGGGTTTGGAGAAAAATGGCTGCTTCTCCTTCTTCTACCACATGTATGGCAG ATCCATTGGCGGTCTCCGAGTGTACCAAATACCTGAGAGTCAGAAGGACCAGGTCCTGGACGACAGCGACACCAGAGAACAGTACCTCCTGTTCGAGAAGTGGGGGAACCAGGGAGACGAATGGTTCAGAAACGTGTCGTACCTTAAAGACGTTTCTGATAATTTTCAG ATAGTAATCGAGGGTATCCGAGGCAGCAGCTTCACCAGTGACATCGCCATCGACGATGTAGCCATTTTGTCGGGACCCCAGTGTGAAGAGGCTTTCGCCAGCGCCGTCACTCCGGCTGAAGATATAC CGGATTCTTGCGCGGGGCGATGCTCGGAGCAGACAACATCACCGCACCGTGGCTGCGGGTGCAGCACGGCCTGCATCAGCGACAGCGACTGCTGTGCTGACTTTCTTGAAGTCTGTGTCTTCAACTCGGACATTG CCAATAGGTACGACGACGATACAACCACAATGAAAACTCCATCCGACGCCCCAAGAACAGAAAAACTTATATTCACTACTCTACCTACCACTACTACCTCAACAACCACTACCCCTAGACCTACTACCACTACCCCTAAACCCACTACTCCTAAACCTAAACCTACGCTTACTACAACGACTACGAAACGCCCTAGACCAATTCCGACTACTATACAATACGGAACGCATATACCTGTAATACCCGTAAATGTGACTACGGTTAAAGTGGCTACTAAGGTAGTGGTTACGACTACTGCAAGAGGAATAACTGCTGAGGTTCGACGAGACGTGGATAGAGCGAAACATGCCAGTGAAGCTAAGAAAATAGTGCAAGACAAATCAAAAG GATCCAGCGCAGCAGCGGGCGTAATAACGCTGCTAGTATTCTGCGTGCTAGTGGTAGGAGCCGCGCTGGCGGCTCGGAGCGCGCGCGGCCGAGCGGCCATTGCGCGCCTCCGCGGGCGCGCGGCCAGCGACCCGGAGGTGCGGTACCTCACCAGTGATCATGATTAA
- the LOC134801614 gene encoding zinc finger protein 568-like — protein sequence MSDICRLCLSFSSDNMRPLTAYDDIVYKSISFRIHIPLNNIFPTHICAICVNKLTEFNNFCLQVQKNEETLLKELNKGKYALEKYYEQLKNLIKQDNTLTQENQEAIDSLKENEVKIKTEVLNSDCDTDFDPDDDLPLLKTRDSNIEDALSTNITKTENEISEAPVSAKLFSFKCLTCFEMFISQNKLLNHYNSVHKVKAEIKGNQYTQIDSDEKILYKCNKCDKTYDNVRSVNKHAKTHWDENFHCKLCGRTYKTVSEIIRHGRAHNGTKMSCSLGCGFATVYSGALKSHERRHKEEYKYKCETCGKSFQVKTWYEQHQNIHTGAKPYTCDICGMAFHMDRYLKAHCSAVHPEASSKKRYVCVHCSKLCGTMKALTRHLKEHGITSSVLCDLCGKTLSSSEQLAIHRRLHTGVKPYSCSICHKAFAKRSNLKLHHITHSGERAHACTACGKRYSQRSTLHRHVHRHHSSEKKCTKCDAAFTTHTELEAHQKICS from the exons ATGTCCGACATTTGCAGACTCTGTTTATCATTTTCTAGTGATAATATGAGGCCTTTAACCGCCTATGATGATATTGTGTATAAAAGCATAAGTTTTAGGATCCAT ATTCCCCTAAACAATATATTTCCAACTCATATTTGCGCCATATGTGTTAATAAACTGACCGAATTTAATAATTTCTGCTTGCAAGTACAAAAAAACGAGGAAACTCTGCTCAAAGAACTGAACAAAGGAAAATATGCTTTAgaaaaatattacgaacaattaaaaaatctaattaaaCAAGATAACACACTCACACAAGAAAATCAAGAAGCCATTGACAGTTTAAAAGAAAATGAAGTAAAAATTAAGACTGAAGTACTGAATTCAGACTGTGATACTGATTTTGACCCCGATGATGATTTACCACTTTTGAAAACAAGAGATAGCAATATTGAAGATGCACTGAGTACAAATATTACTAAAACTGAAAACGAAATTTCAGAGGCACCTGTTTCTGCAAAACTTTTCAGTTTCAAATGTCTTACATGTTTTGAAATGTTCATTagtcaaaataaattattgaatcaTTACAATAGCGTACATAAAGTCAAAgcagaaataaaaggaaatcaGTATACACAGATTGATAGTGATGAAAAAATACtatataaatgtaataaatgtgataaaactTATGATAATGTAAGATCGGTAAATAAACATGCTAAAACACATTGGGATGAAAACTTCCATTGTAAACTTTGTG GAAGGACATATAAAACTGTATCAGAAATCATAAGACATGGCAGAGCTCACAATGGTACGAAAATGTCATGCTCGTTGGGATGTGGCTTTGCTACAGTGTACTCTGGTGCCCTTAAAAGTCATGAGCGGAGGCATAAGGAGGAATATAAG TACAAATGTGAGACCTGTGGAAAGAGCTTCCAAGTGAAAACCTGGTATGAACAGCATCAGAACATACACACTGGGGCTAAACCATACACCTGCGATATATGCGGCATGGCGTTTCATATGGACAG GTACCTGAAGGCGCATTGCAGTGCCGTACACCCTGAAGCGTCCTCAAAGAAACGTTACGTGTGTGTACACTGCTCCAAGCTTTGCGGTACTATGAAGGCACTTACGAGACATTTAAAG GAGCATGGAATAACGTCCAGTGTGCTGTGCGATCTGTGTGGTAAAACACTATCCAGCTCAGAGCAGCTCGCCATCCACAGGAGGCTACACACAGGCGTAAAACCATATTCCTGCAG CATATGCCACAAAGCTTTCGCAAAGCGCTCCAACCTGAAGCTTCACCACATCACGCACAGCGGGGAGCGCGCGCACGCTTGCACGGCGTGTGGCAAGCGCTACAGCCAACGCAGCACGCTGCACAGACACGTGCATAG GCACCATTCATCCGAGAAGAAATGTACAAAATGTGATGCCGCATTCACCACCCACACTGAACTTGAAGCTCACCAGAAAATTTGTTCTTGA
- the LOC134801418 gene encoding zinc finger protein 878-like yields the protein MDQSDIGLNLYCFGCLAAKEDKSFYCFDLQSSVLKTVIQAECLFLCYLCKRAAQKAELFIQNVQSNHILLQNIHRMETSTLQSARTRTRAPHQLTPVSLDIIELGTESTQEVDRRNLSHDNRLNVKLEMKEERVPDNYQDDNSSQESFVKEGLPLKVLLKEEKEAVQVEESAKKTPRKYKKRKKKNDEEDELAIIPFEITREQCFEERARMALDQRYLASTYKCTDCVKGFNYKDSFDKHMEKHSESNGNYECDVCKQRMSTEDKLVGHKKYHEKRYRCPVCGMTRASRVLVKDHYSAFHSSHQIRHNCPHCDKTFTRKLAWRKHVSSVHGRTRETCQYCKKTYANKDVLKAHINLRHPIEGTTPPIVKSHVCQDCGKAFKSPSLLKIHGVKHSPNKDYYCVECDKSFKSATILKHHLKTASVHVNYVDLPLACEHCGKRFAIRRDLEQHINRVHLNIKPFQCDRCEKAYVNVWSLNEHRRLVHEGFKRPLKYPCSMCDKVFDSNQILKDHIRTHTGERPFQCSRCPAQFRQASTLGTHVKLVHLKLTRDGRPKTLAGKYQPIQDQEHFSQIRSNTTESSQYAGDASRTN from the exons ATGGATCAATCTGATATTGGGTTAAATCTGTATTGTTTTGGATGTTTAGCTGCGAAGGAAGACAAGTCATTTTATTGCTTCGATCTACAGAGTTCAGTTTTGAAAACAGTAATACAG GCTGAATGTCTCTTCCTCTGCTACCTCTGCAAGCGGGCCGCGCAAAAAGCAGAGCTGTTCATACAAAATGTCCAAAGTAACCATATTCTGCTTCAGAATATACATAgg ATGGAAACTTCCACCCTACAATCAGCTCGGACACGAACCCGTGCTCCGCACCAGCTGACTCCGGTGTCCCTAGATATCATCGAGCTAGGAACGGAATCAACCCAGGAGGTGGATAGGAGGAACCTTAGCCATGACAACCGACTGAACGTCAAATTAGAGATGAAGGAAGAGAGAGTACCGGATAATTATCAAGATGATAACA GCAGCCAAGAGTCATTTGTAAAAGAAGGCTTACCCCTAAAAGTATTATTAAAAGAAGAGAAAGAAGCGGTACAAGTGGAGGAAAGTGCCAAGAAAACCCCCAGAAAATACAAGaagagaaagaagaagaatgaTGAAGAAGATG AGTTAGCTATAATACCTTTCGAAATAACCCGTGAGCAATGCTTTGAGGAGCGAGCCCGCATGGCGCTCGACCAGCGCTACCTGGCCTCCACGTACAAGTGCACGGACTGCGTCAAGGGGTTCAACTATAAGGATAGCTTTGATAAACATATGGAGAAACATAGCGAG AGCAACGGCAACTACGAATGCGATGTGTGCAAGCAGAGAATGAGTACAGAAGATAAGCTCGTCGGCCACAAGAAATACCACGAAAA GCGCTACCGTTGCCCCGTATGCGGCATGACCCGCGCCAGTCGGGTGCTGGTCAAGGACCACTACTCGGCCTTCCACTCCTCGCATCAGATCAGACACAACTGCCCGCACTGCGACAAGACATTCAC TCGTAAACTGGCATGGCGGAAGCACGTGTCCAGCGTACACGGTCGCACGAGAGAGACGTGCCAATATTGTAAGAAGACGTATGCCAACAAAGATGTTCTAAAAGCGCATATAAACCT TCGCCATCCAATAGAGGGCACCACACCCCCAATAGTCAAGTCCCACGTTTGCCAAGATTGCGGGAAAGCATTCAAGAGTCCTTCGTTACTCAAGATACATGGTGTCAAGCATTCGCCCAACAAAGACTACTATTGTGTCGAGTGTGACAA GAGTTTCAAATCGGCGACAATACTGAAACATCACTTGAAAACTGCCTCAGTACACGTCAATTACGTTGATTTACC TTTGGCGTGCGAGCACTGCGGGAAGCGGTTCGCGATACGACGCGATTTGGAGCAACACATCAACAGAGTACATCTCAATATAAAACCATTCCAGTGCGACCGCTGCGAGAAG GCATACGTGAACGTGTGGTCACTGAACGAGCATCGTCGACTGGTACACGAGGGGTTCAAGCGGCCGCTCAAGTACCCGTGCTCCATGTGCGACAAGGTTTTCGAC AGTAACCAGATCCTCAAAGACCACATCCGCACGCACACCGGAGAGCGGCCCTTCCAGTGCAGCCGCTGCCCCGCGCAGTTCCGCCAGGCCAGCACCCTAGGGACACACGTCAAGCTTGTCCACTTGAAACTGACTAGAGATGGGAGGCCTAAGACTTTGGCTGGCAAATATCAGCCTATACAGGATCAGGAGCATTTTAGTCAAATCCGATCCAACACAACAGAGTCAAGCCAGTATGCTGGGGACGCATCTCGAACTAACTAA